One genomic segment of Myxococcales bacterium includes these proteins:
- a CDS encoding GNAT family N-acetyltransferase, which produces MSPTRDLTIRTIAAAEVDLFQRQLTRAFGGDPLPEADEFRLLEVLDLDRMIAGFDGDQLVGTCAAFTLDLTVPGGILPMGGTTVVSVQPTHRRRGLLRGMMSAHIKDIRDRGEPLAGLWCSESSIYQQFGYGAAAELCEMKADSRRIHFVGEPADRNLRTIEPDEACKVLPEVYDRVRQGRPGMFTRSAGWWKSTTFRDVESEREGYSAKRFVICSGEEGVDGYVIYQQQEKWDEFPEGNIRVIELFAATAEASDALWRFIMDIDLFPKVNFWNMAVDDELPWRVTEPRRVERRFQDSLWLRVLDIPRALSGRVYSESGRCVLGIHDPYLPENSGSYELIADGKAAQCRRIQADPDVRLEIDALGTLFLGGHRATTLARAGRIAGTPAAIESLDRMFAWSLLPWCPEVF; this is translated from the coding sequence ATGTCCCCGACACGCGACTTGACGATTCGAACGATTGCGGCTGCTGAGGTTGATCTCTTTCAGCGGCAGCTGACCCGCGCCTTTGGTGGCGACCCCCTCCCCGAGGCGGACGAGTTCCGGCTGCTCGAGGTGTTGGATCTCGATCGCATGATTGCAGGATTCGACGGCGATCAGCTCGTGGGGACCTGCGCGGCTTTCACCCTGGACCTCACCGTGCCGGGCGGGATTCTGCCGATGGGCGGGACCACGGTGGTCTCGGTTCAGCCGACCCACCGCCGCCGCGGCCTGCTGCGCGGGATGATGAGCGCGCACATAAAAGACATACGCGACCGCGGCGAGCCCCTGGCCGGGCTGTGGTGTTCGGAATCTTCCATCTACCAGCAGTTCGGCTACGGCGCCGCAGCGGAGCTCTGCGAGATGAAGGCCGACTCGCGCAGAATCCACTTCGTCGGTGAGCCCGCGGACCGGAACCTGCGCACGATCGAGCCGGATGAAGCCTGCAAGGTGCTGCCAGAAGTGTATGACCGGGTGCGTCAGGGACGCCCCGGCATGTTCACCCGCAGCGCCGGCTGGTGGAAGAGCACTACCTTTCGAGACGTCGAGTCCGAGCGAGAGGGATACAGCGCCAAACGCTTCGTCATCTGCAGCGGCGAGGAGGGTGTCGACGGCTACGTCATCTATCAGCAGCAGGAAAAGTGGGATGAATTTCCCGAAGGCAATATTCGCGTAATCGAGTTGTTCGCCGCCACAGCCGAGGCGAGCGACGCGCTGTGGCGCTTCATCATGGACATCGATCTCTTTCCGAAGGTCAACTTCTGGAACATGGCGGTCGACGACGAACTCCCGTGGCGCGTGACCGAACCGCGTCGGGTGGAGCGCAGATTCCAGGACAGTCTCTGGCTTCGCGTGCTCGACATCCCCCGCGCGCTCTCCGGTCGCGTGTACTCCGAAAGTGGGCGCTGTGTTCTGGGCATCCACGATCCCTATCTGCCGGAGAACAGCGGCAGTTACGAACTTATTGCTGATGGAAAGGCAGCGCAGTGTCGCCGCATCCAGGCCGACCCCGACGTCCGTCTCGAGATCGACGCGTTGGGAACACTCTTCCTGGGCGGCCACCGAGCGACAACCCTGGCCCGGGCCGGCAGAATCGCGGGCACTCCCGCGGCCATCGAGTCACTCGACCGCATGTTTGCCTGGAGCCTGCTCCCGTGGTGTCCCGAGGTCTTTTGA
- a CDS encoding NAD(P)H-dependent glycerol-3-phosphate dehydrogenase: MDLRVSVLGAGSFGTTIAHLATENVPTLLWCRRKETAAEINAEHRNSKYLPGHELSSRLRATGSLEEAVRDADVLVMGVPSVGMRELLGKVKQYIRPWVPILSLAKGLEPDSNLRMSEVINEVLPDHRAGTLTGPNLSKEIMSGFAAASVIAFRDADVARQLQGVFNSGLLRVYTNHDVVGCELGGALKNVIAIAVGMGDGLGVGDNTRAAVMTRGLAELTRLGVAMGGEPATFAGLAGIGDLIATCASRQSRNRFVGEELGRGRTINEITADMNQVAEGIKTSRVMVELGAKYDIDLPIAREVYGVIYEGRDATDAYSGLTRREPGAENESG, translated from the coding sequence ATGGATCTTCGCGTTTCCGTACTGGGGGCAGGGTCGTTTGGCACCACGATCGCTCATCTGGCCACGGAGAATGTCCCGACCTTGCTGTGGTGTCGTCGAAAAGAAACCGCGGCCGAAATCAACGCCGAACATCGCAATTCCAAATACCTGCCCGGGCACGAATTGTCGTCCCGCCTGCGGGCGACGGGCTCCCTCGAGGAGGCCGTGAGGGATGCGGATGTCCTGGTCATGGGCGTTCCCTCGGTGGGAATGCGCGAATTGTTGGGAAAGGTGAAGCAGTACATCCGACCCTGGGTGCCCATTTTGAGTCTCGCCAAGGGACTCGAGCCGGATTCGAATCTTCGGATGAGCGAAGTGATCAACGAAGTTCTTCCCGACCACCGAGCGGGTACGCTCACGGGGCCGAACCTCTCGAAAGAAATCATGTCGGGCTTTGCCGCGGCGAGCGTCATTGCGTTCAGGGATGCGGACGTCGCGCGTCAACTACAGGGCGTCTTCAATTCGGGATTGTTGCGCGTCTATACCAACCACGACGTGGTGGGTTGCGAATTGGGCGGCGCCCTCAAGAACGTGATTGCGATTGCGGTGGGGATGGGAGACGGGTTGGGGGTCGGGGACAATACGCGGGCGGCGGTGATGACCCGCGGTCTGGCAGAATTGACGCGGCTCGGGGTCGCGATGGGCGGCGAACCCGCGACCTTCGCCGGGCTCGCAGGAATTGGCGATCTGATTGCAACCTGCGCGAGCCGACAAAGTCGAAATCGCTTCGTAGGCGAAGAACTCGGTCGCGGCCGGACAATCAATGAGATCACCGCGGACATGAATCAGGTAGCAGAAGGGATCAAGACCAGCCGAGTCATGGTCGAGCTCGGCGCCAAGTACGATATTGATCTACCGATCGCCCGGGAGGTCTACGGCGTCATCTACGAGGGTCGCGACGCGACCGACGCCTACAGTGGACTGACCCGGCGCGAACCCGGCGCCGAAAACGAATCCGGCTGA
- a CDS encoding patatin-like phospholipase family protein — MTTASPASPDREEQLLRLQRMDRKLVEGLFKHPGVVNRRCENQLRYALALAALDTFQPGAAKKGGLTNRPDVVVRSQLLAGWRRRVLTNLGNVLVQTKNSRERVEAANRALYPMLPNLAKTRAEVISKYVNDFSARELDQELGIKTLVTVAGGGGGSGYVYLGAWDVLQSAGLIPGYVIGASIGAVLGLFRARDRFADFDEYLRLAKKMRRDQVFRFLSIKTRYGLPGIMRLYLHAAIGGAFRDDQGCELLLPDLDIPYEAVVAGVRRRALGEDPEQYARSHHLALDEQPSPLQLRAQIASQLVRLVGFINPRAVQEIVIGADKLTEKFNAIDAAGFSAAIPGILHYDVTGDDPRMHSILRELMERENVIALVDGGVANNVPSRTAWRQVRSGKIGTRNCYFLAFDCFHPQMGFGHIWLQPITRLVAYQVQLSRRYAQKRIEFRPTLSPLNLLPSAEELDRSIGWGRRQMSQSLPEIQKSFERVRWVAPAN, encoded by the coding sequence GTGACCACTGCCTCTCCAGCAAGTCCCGACCGAGAAGAGCAGCTCCTCCGCCTTCAGCGGATGGATCGCAAGCTCGTCGAGGGGCTGTTCAAACACCCCGGTGTGGTCAACCGACGCTGTGAGAACCAACTCCGCTACGCCCTCGCACTCGCTGCGCTCGATACGTTTCAGCCCGGCGCGGCCAAGAAGGGAGGCCTGACGAATCGACCCGATGTCGTCGTGCGCTCCCAACTCCTGGCGGGTTGGCGAAGAAGGGTATTGACCAACCTGGGCAATGTCCTGGTCCAGACCAAGAACAGCCGCGAGCGCGTCGAGGCCGCAAATCGCGCGCTCTACCCGATGCTCCCGAACCTCGCGAAGACCCGGGCCGAGGTGATCAGCAAGTACGTCAACGATTTCAGTGCCCGGGAACTCGACCAGGAGTTGGGAATCAAGACCTTGGTAACTGTCGCCGGGGGCGGAGGTGGGTCGGGTTACGTGTATCTGGGCGCATGGGACGTGCTCCAGAGCGCGGGGCTCATCCCGGGCTACGTGATCGGCGCTTCGATTGGCGCGGTGCTCGGGCTGTTCCGCGCACGCGATCGCTTTGCGGATTTTGATGAATACCTGCGCCTCGCGAAGAAAATGCGCCGCGACCAGGTCTTTCGTTTTCTGAGCATCAAGACCCGCTACGGCCTGCCCGGGATCATGCGTCTCTATCTGCACGCGGCCATCGGCGGTGCATTCCGAGACGACCAGGGCTGCGAGCTCCTGTTGCCCGATCTCGACATTCCGTACGAAGCGGTGGTCGCCGGCGTGCGTCGCCGGGCGCTCGGCGAAGATCCAGAACAATACGCGCGCTCCCATCACCTGGCACTGGACGAGCAGCCGAGTCCATTGCAATTGCGCGCCCAGATCGCATCGCAACTCGTACGACTCGTTGGCTTCATCAATCCGCGCGCGGTGCAAGAAATCGTGATCGGCGCCGACAAGCTGACTGAAAAATTCAACGCGATCGACGCCGCAGGATTTTCGGCGGCCATTCCCGGTATTTTGCACTACGACGTCACCGGAGACGATCCACGCATGCACTCGATCCTGCGCGAATTGATGGAGCGTGAAAACGTCATCGCGTTGGTGGACGGTGGCGTGGCAAACAACGTCCCCTCCCGGACCGCGTGGCGTCAGGTGCGATCTGGCAAGATTGGAACCCGCAACTGTTACTTCCTGGCCTTCGATTGTTTTCATCCACAGATGGGCTTCGGCCACATCTGGCTTCAGCCGATCACGCGACTGGTCGCGTATCAGGTTCAACTCAGTCGACGCTATGCCCAGAAACGCATCGAGTTCCGGCCGACGCTCTCTCCACTGAACCTGCTTCCTTCGGCCGAAGAACTCGACCGATCGATCGGCTGGGGGCGCCGCCAGATGTCGCAATCTCTTCCTGAAATTCAGAAGAGCTTCGAACGGGTTCGCTGGGTCGCACCGGCCAATTGA
- a CDS encoding cytochrome P450: protein MTDRSASEPRAGCSPEQPQSHEPVAPIPGWYGSVPTETQIEDPYTGFNQLRETQPVNFTPEGNWRLSRYQDVQHLLRGASAGMRLTNGLIPGQDESMPGTGLFMLLQDPPTHTRLRKLVKKAFTPRAIESWRPRAEAITCGLLDRVAESGEMDLIADLARPVPATLICELLGVPTEDQEDFTQWTTDATHGLLILRGLGDEALEKRVAAASMSLLGYFNQLIESRRDNPGDDLLSVLISAEEDGDKLNPLELLSQSIGLLIAGFETTIGLIGNGLTTLIQHPEQLAKLRAHPELNASAVEECLRYSGPILASVRVLHEATMFGGYEIPRDTEIIAILASANRDPEIFEDPDRFDVARYAPGRDTPAHLSFGGGAHFCLGAHLARLETEIAIGSLVQRFDQLELVDKTTEWGRSLFRVPGRIPIKFKAMKA, encoded by the coding sequence TTGACCGATCGATCGGCCTCGGAGCCACGAGCAGGATGCAGCCCGGAGCAACCTCAGTCCCATGAACCCGTCGCTCCGATCCCCGGATGGTACGGATCCGTACCGACCGAGACCCAGATCGAGGATCCCTATACCGGATTCAATCAGCTGCGCGAAACCCAACCGGTCAACTTCACTCCGGAGGGGAATTGGCGGCTTTCCCGGTATCAGGATGTCCAGCATCTGTTGCGCGGGGCGTCGGCGGGCATGCGTTTGACCAACGGTCTGATTCCCGGTCAAGATGAATCAATGCCGGGTACGGGGCTGTTCATGTTGCTTCAGGATCCACCGACGCACACGCGCTTGCGAAAGCTGGTCAAGAAGGCCTTCACCCCGCGAGCCATCGAGTCGTGGCGACCCCGGGCGGAAGCGATCACTTGCGGGCTGCTCGATCGCGTGGCCGAGAGTGGAGAGATGGATCTGATCGCCGATTTGGCGCGCCCGGTTCCAGCGACCTTGATCTGTGAGTTGCTGGGTGTCCCAACTGAGGACCAGGAAGACTTCACGCAATGGACCACGGACGCCACTCACGGACTGCTCATATTGCGCGGTCTCGGCGATGAAGCGTTGGAAAAGAGAGTCGCAGCCGCGAGCATGTCATTGCTCGGCTACTTCAATCAACTCATTGAATCGCGCCGGGACAACCCGGGTGATGACCTGTTGAGCGTGTTGATCTCCGCGGAAGAAGACGGAGACAAACTCAACCCACTAGAACTGCTCTCCCAGTCCATCGGTCTGTTGATCGCCGGATTCGAAACCACGATCGGGCTGATTGGAAACGGCTTGACGACGTTGATTCAACATCCCGAGCAATTGGCAAAGCTTCGCGCTCATCCCGAACTCAATGCGAGCGCAGTAGAAGAATGCTTGCGCTATTCGGGCCCGATCCTCGCTTCGGTTCGCGTTCTGCACGAGGCGACCATGTTTGGGGGTTATGAAATTCCCCGGGATACCGAGATCATTGCGATCCTGGCGAGCGCCAATCGCGATCCGGAGATCTTCGAAGATCCCGACCGCTTCGACGTCGCTCGCTACGCACCGGGACGTGATACCCCTGCGCACCTGTCCTTCGGCGGCGGCGCACACTTCTGCCTGGGTGCGCACCTCGCGCGCCTCGAGACCGAAATTGCGATCGGCTCTCTGGTGCAGCGCTTCGATCAACTGGAACTCGTAGACAAGACCACCGAATGGGGCCGCTCGCTATTCCGGGTCCCCGGTAGAATTCCGATCAAGTTCAAAGCGATGAAAGCCTGA
- a CDS encoding cyclase family protein, producing MIRSFAQLLVACAWVASISSIALVASLASAEGNEADWYPSKWGADDTLGAINELSPQGVLEAAKLIKTGKTYSLAVETGRHTPAFGSRSFQLFAVASGDGSGAVMGRNRGTFNDDWMTTWLGIGTQIDGLGHLGIEHVYYNGTHVSDFWRADGLTRFGTHLLPPIVTRGVLLDIAGLKKVKMLAGGTPIHVSDIKAAAKRQGIELRRGDVVIFNTGWQELATTDPEKFMATEPGLDVDGAEYLATIGVVAIGADTWGLDVLPNPDPELVFPVHQILLAKNGIYVLENIRTDELVADSAWEFLFVLGQPKFVGAVQMVINPIAIR from the coding sequence ATGATTCGATCGTTCGCACAACTACTCGTGGCCTGCGCGTGGGTCGCGTCGATTTCATCGATCGCTTTGGTGGCGTCCCTCGCTTCTGCGGAGGGGAATGAAGCCGATTGGTATCCCTCGAAATGGGGCGCCGACGATACCCTTGGCGCAATCAATGAACTCTCTCCCCAAGGCGTGCTCGAAGCCGCAAAACTGATCAAGACCGGGAAGACCTACTCGCTGGCTGTCGAAACCGGCCGACACACCCCGGCCTTTGGCTCGCGCAGCTTTCAGCTGTTTGCGGTCGCGAGCGGAGATGGATCCGGCGCGGTGATGGGGCGCAATCGCGGGACCTTCAACGACGATTGGATGACGACCTGGCTCGGCATCGGCACCCAGATCGACGGACTCGGTCATCTGGGGATCGAGCACGTCTACTACAACGGCACCCACGTTTCGGACTTCTGGCGAGCCGATGGTCTGACGCGCTTCGGCACACATTTGCTACCGCCCATCGTCACTCGCGGGGTTCTACTCGACATCGCCGGCCTCAAGAAGGTCAAGATGCTCGCTGGCGGAACGCCAATCCATGTGAGCGACATCAAAGCTGCAGCGAAACGCCAAGGCATCGAGTTGCGGCGAGGCGACGTCGTCATCTTCAACACCGGGTGGCAGGAACTCGCAACCACGGATCCAGAAAAGTTCATGGCAACGGAACCTGGGCTCGACGTGGACGGTGCAGAGTACCTCGCCACGATTGGCGTGGTGGCGATCGGCGCGGATACCTGGGGGCTCGATGTACTTCCGAACCCCGATCCCGAACTCGTGTTTCCAGTGCACCAGATCCTGCTGGCCAAGAACGGCATCTACGTGCTCGAAAACATCCGGACCGATGAACTTGTGGCGGATTCCGCATGGGAGTTCTTGTTCGTCCTCGGCCAACCGAAGTTCGTCGGCGCGGTGCAGATGGTCATCAATCCTATCGCGATTCGTTAG
- a CDS encoding MaoC family dehydratase: protein MSDKAEKAFKLFKEVEGVEEATGEWMEINQDIINQFADVTHDHQFIHVDPERAKQTPFGGTIAHGFLTLSLLTHLASSANPENPDPARLEGMVMGVNYGFEKVRFINPVKVGKRIRVHRLLSKVELKRNAVQQTLTMTIEIEGETKPALVADWLTRVVYA, encoded by the coding sequence ATGTCAGACAAAGCAGAAAAGGCATTCAAACTCTTCAAGGAAGTCGAAGGTGTCGAAGAGGCAACCGGCGAATGGATGGAGATCAACCAGGATATCATCAACCAGTTTGCAGACGTCACCCACGATCACCAGTTCATTCACGTCGATCCCGAGCGCGCCAAGCAGACACCATTTGGAGGGACGATTGCCCACGGGTTCCTGACGCTATCGTTGCTCACGCATCTGGCGTCTTCGGCGAATCCGGAAAATCCCGACCCCGCTCGCCTGGAAGGCATGGTGATGGGTGTCAACTATGGGTTCGAAAAGGTTCGCTTCATCAACCCCGTCAAGGTCGGTAAACGGATTCGCGTACACCGGCTGCTCTCCAAGGTGGAACTCAAACGAAACGCGGTCCAACAGACCCTGACCATGACAATCGAGATCGAAGGTGAAACCAAGCCCGCGTTGGTCGCCGATTGGCTCACGCGGGTAGTGTACGCCTAA
- a CDS encoding HAD-IB family hydrolase: MASRRELTRAIARGPSGPKIGAFFDVDRTLLAGFSVTAFLRDKMASEGIGLSKTVASIGGAVRFGLRQTSFPAFVEESSGDLVGSTEEELNEVGERVFHQRLVTDIYPESRALVEAHQRMGHTVAIISSATHFQVDALARELEIEHVLCTELEFVDGKFTGKVVRPACFREGKAEAGLALAEKYDLDLSESYFYTDSRDDLPLLDIVGKPRLVNPDSELSQIASRNGWPVFRFQSRGRPGLREMIGFAASLGAMGPAALVAIPAAIASGSLRRGMDMMMSTYADLSTSLTGVEIQVDGEEHLWSHRPAVFIYNHQSGLDSMIMSHLLRRDVVGVAKQELRDTPIFGRLAELAGTVFVERGDRENSTNTLRSAEEAVRQGLSIKIAPEGTRSVTKRLGPFKNGAFRMAMTTGIPIVPIVLKNALDALPRHAIVTRPATVEVVVHPPISTDGWKLEDLDEHISDIHAFYEKTLADG, encoded by the coding sequence ATGGCTTCTCGCAGAGAACTCACCCGGGCAATCGCTCGCGGCCCGAGCGGCCCCAAGATCGGCGCCTTCTTTGATGTCGACCGTACTCTGCTCGCGGGTTTTTCCGTCACCGCCTTCTTGCGCGACAAGATGGCGAGCGAGGGCATCGGCCTGTCGAAGACCGTGGCTTCGATCGGCGGTGCTGTTCGCTTTGGTCTGAGGCAGACGAGCTTTCCCGCCTTTGTAGAAGAGTCCTCCGGCGATCTCGTTGGATCGACCGAAGAAGAACTCAACGAAGTGGGCGAGCGGGTTTTTCATCAGCGTCTTGTGACCGACATCTATCCCGAAAGCCGCGCGCTCGTAGAGGCGCACCAACGAATGGGCCACACGGTTGCCATCATTTCGTCGGCGACCCATTTTCAGGTCGATGCGCTGGCGCGGGAACTCGAGATCGAACATGTGCTGTGTACCGAACTCGAATTCGTGGACGGAAAATTCACGGGCAAGGTCGTGCGACCGGCATGCTTTCGCGAGGGTAAAGCCGAGGCTGGCCTGGCTCTTGCGGAGAAGTACGATCTCGATCTTTCGGAGAGCTACTTCTATACAGACAGTCGGGACGATTTGCCGTTGCTCGACATCGTAGGGAAACCTCGGCTCGTCAATCCCGACAGCGAACTCTCCCAGATTGCCAGCCGCAACGGTTGGCCAGTGTTCCGATTTCAGAGTCGCGGCCGACCGGGACTGCGCGAGATGATCGGTTTTGCAGCTTCGCTGGGTGCCATGGGGCCCGCTGCCCTGGTGGCCATCCCCGCTGCGATTGCGAGCGGTAGCCTGCGCCGAGGCATGGACATGATGATGTCAACCTACGCCGATCTTTCGACTTCGCTCACCGGTGTCGAAATTCAGGTCGACGGCGAAGAACATCTTTGGTCCCATCGTCCGGCGGTCTTCATCTATAACCACCAGAGCGGACTCGATTCAATGATCATGTCGCACCTGCTGCGTCGAGATGTCGTGGGCGTCGCGAAGCAAGAACTCAGAGACACGCCAATCTTTGGCCGGTTGGCGGAACTCGCAGGTACGGTCTTCGTCGAGCGCGGCGACCGCGAAAATTCGACCAACACACTCAGGAGTGCAGAAGAAGCCGTGCGCCAGGGTCTCTCGATCAAGATCGCGCCCGAGGGAACACGCAGTGTGACCAAGAGGTTGGGCCCTTTCAAGAATGGTGCGTTCCGCATGGCAATGACGACGGGGATTCCGATCGTTCCCATCGTGCTCAAGAATGCGCTCGACGCCCTGCCACGACACGCGATCGTCACTCGACCCGCTACAGTCGAGGTTGTAGTCCACCCGCCAATTTCAACCGATGGATGGAAGCTCGAAGACTTGGACGAACACATCTCGGATATCCACGCCTTCTACGAGAAGACTCTCGCTGACGGCTAA
- a CDS encoding wax ester/triacylglycerol synthase family O-acyltransferase — MSQGNYERLSATDTSFLILERPSIPLHIAATLIYESGPFATQGGGVDIDAYKAAIEAVLHRIPRYRQKLRWIPGVGHPVWVDDEEFNLDYHIRHTSLPRPGSLTQLKRLSSRIMAKSLDKTKPLWEAWVVEGLEGDCFAVIHKIHHCMLDGLAGQDLVQVLHATSPDITEPEEPQAYMPRPTPGAVDLLRDEIVRYLGLPGRAARGIRAAVQEISELGNEITTRARSIVGAVQNFRDVPSKTPLNEPIGPHRRFDWLEMDLSAVKAIRKAVGCTFNDVVLTIVTGAVREFLLGRGQDLAGLDFRIATPVSIREPEDQPTKSLISQWIVKAPVEEPRPLERLETIRDITEELKTSDRAMDADLIMAAAEWTPTVLLSLASRSAFRAPAYNMMVTNIPGPQYPLYLLGARLLSQYSQMPIAEATALGIAVVSYDGKLCWGFNADYDLVPDLGVFTNLIDASFDQLARASGITFDLDP; from the coding sequence ATGTCACAAGGAAACTACGAACGTCTGTCCGCGACCGATACTTCGTTTTTGATCCTCGAAAGACCATCGATCCCGTTACACATTGCAGCAACACTGATCTACGAGTCCGGGCCTTTCGCGACGCAAGGTGGTGGCGTCGATATCGATGCCTACAAGGCGGCGATCGAAGCCGTGCTGCACCGCATCCCTCGTTATCGCCAGAAGCTTCGATGGATTCCCGGTGTGGGGCATCCGGTTTGGGTAGACGACGAAGAGTTCAATCTCGACTATCACATTCGACATACAAGTCTGCCCCGGCCCGGCAGCCTGACACAGCTCAAGCGACTCTCGTCGCGCATCATGGCAAAGTCTCTCGACAAGACGAAGCCACTCTGGGAGGCCTGGGTCGTCGAAGGATTGGAGGGCGATTGCTTCGCGGTGATCCACAAGATTCATCACTGCATGCTCGACGGTCTGGCGGGACAGGATCTGGTGCAAGTTCTCCATGCGACATCACCAGACATCACCGAACCCGAGGAGCCGCAGGCCTACATGCCGCGGCCGACTCCCGGGGCGGTAGATCTCTTGCGCGACGAGATCGTCAGATACCTCGGCTTGCCTGGACGGGCCGCCCGCGGCATACGCGCAGCGGTTCAAGAGATCAGCGAACTGGGAAATGAGATCACAACTCGCGCGAGGTCTATTGTCGGGGCCGTGCAGAACTTTCGGGATGTTCCCAGCAAGACACCATTGAACGAGCCGATCGGCCCACATCGGCGCTTCGACTGGTTGGAGATGGATCTATCCGCAGTGAAGGCCATTCGCAAGGCAGTCGGCTGCACGTTCAACGACGTGGTGCTCACGATCGTAACGGGTGCTGTGCGCGAGTTTTTGCTCGGGCGTGGTCAAGATCTTGCTGGACTCGATTTTAGAATCGCCACGCCGGTAAGCATTCGCGAGCCGGAAGACCAACCGACGAAAAGCCTGATCTCACAGTGGATCGTCAAGGCTCCGGTAGAAGAGCCTCGCCCGCTCGAGCGCTTGGAAACGATTCGCGACATTACCGAAGAACTGAAGACATCGGACCGGGCCATGGACGCAGACTTGATCATGGCCGCGGCGGAGTGGACGCCGACCGTCCTGTTGAGCCTGGCAAGTCGCTCGGCTTTCCGCGCGCCTGCCTACAACATGATGGTGACGAACATCCCCGGTCCGCAGTATCCCCTCTACCTGTTGGGCGCCAGATTGCTGTCCCAGTACTCTCAGATGCCAATCGCCGAGGCGACCGCGCTGGGAATTGCAGTGGTGAGTTACGACGGGAAATTGTGCTGGGGATTCAACGCCGACTACGACCTGGTTCCAGACCTCGGCGTTTTCACGAACCTGATCGACGCTTCCTTTGACCAGCTTGCTCGAGCATCCGGCATTACTTTCGATCTCGACCCGTAA